A window of Treponema pectinovorum genomic DNA:
GCTCACCAAAAAAGTGATTACATAATCTTCTAGCGACATAGTTACGCTCATCATAAATCCAGAAACTATTCCTGGCATTATCGCAGGAATTATGACTTTAGTAAGAGTCTGCATTTCATTTGCCCCAAGGTCGTGGCTTGCTTCTATAATAGAAAGGTCAAAATCTTCAACACGAGCACTAACCATAAGATAAACGAACGGAAGACAAAAAGTTGTATGCGCAATAAAAATTGTAAGCAGTCCCAGGCTCATCTTTATAGCACTAAAAAATATCAGGAGAGAAAGTCCCATTATAACTTCTGGCAAAACCATAGGCAAAAAACTTATAGTTTGGATATAGTTTTTTCCAGTGAATTTGTACCAACTAACCCCTAACGCAGCAAGTGAACCCAAAATAGTTGCAACGACAGAAGACGAAATTGCAACTATAAAACTGTTAAACAGGGACTGCCAAAGCGGTTTAGAATCAAAAATCAACTTTTGGTACCAGACAAACGAAAATCCTGTAAAAGTTGTATCTTTTGACGCATTAAAAGAATAGAAGATTATGACAATCAAGGGCAAAAATAAAAATAAAAAGCACAAAAATAGGACTGTCTTAGAAAAACTGAATTTTGGTTCGCGACGTTTCCAGCCGCGTTTTGCATGTCGAAAATTTTCACTCGGTTTTACTTTTCTTGGTGCAAATAGATTGAAAGGGTTGTGTTTCATTATTTTACTCCGCAAGTTGATGTTACATCTTCTTTTGTAGAAAGTTTTTTAAGTGCTGCATCTTTTTTGCTGGAATATAGCATCCAAAGGATTCCTGCCATAGAAAGTAATGTTAAAATCATAGAAAAAGCAGAAGCCAATGGCCAGTTTCTTATCTTCTGCACTTGGTCCACAATTACGTTTCCAATCATATAGCTGTCTTTTCCGCCGACGATGTTTGGAACAGTGTAAGAGCCAAAAATAGGAATGAATGTAAAAATCAACGCAGAAATTATACCGCTGCGTATTCCTGGAAGCAAAACTTTTGTCATTGATTGTGGCTTTGTCGCTCCCAAATCGCGAGCTGCCTCCAAAAGTGAAAAATCAAATCTGTCTACAGCGGTAAAGATTGGCAGAATCGCATAAGGAAGATACATGTAAATGCTTAAGATTATGACCGCACCGTTTGTGTACATAAATTTTACAGGTTTAAAAACCGCTTCAGGATTTCCTGTAACCTCGTTCCAGAGCTTAAAGAAAAATCCCAAAATCATATTTAGCAAACCGTTATCGCCTAAAATCGTTATCCAAGCGAAAATTCTTATAAGCGAATTAGTGAGAAAAGGAATAATTACTAGAATCAAAAGAATTGTCTGGTGTTTGCTTCTTGCCATTGCGTATCCGCAAGGTAGAGAAATTAAAATCGTAACCAGAGTTGAGATTGCACTAATCCATAAAGTCCTTAACAAGATAATTCCGTAAGCAGGGCGAAACATCTGTCCAAAGGCTTTTAAACTGAATTGTGCAATTACAGAGCCGTAAACATCTCTTTTCATAAAAGCGTATGCCACGATTATTACTAGCGGAATTACAAAAAACAAACTGAACCACAAACCCATGGGCCAAGCATAAATTGGACCTGGATTTGATTTTTTGAATGCTTTATCTCTTGCTTTGCGTACAAATTTGAGCAAAAAACTTTCTTTATTGTTTTCCATCACAAACTTTTCCTATCAAGTTGAATTAAAACTTTTTAACAGTGGCTTTATTTTTCGATGTCTTCGACTATATATCCGTCTTCTGCCGACCAAGATATATAAACGGTGTCTTTCCACTGAATTTCAGGACCGTCATCCAAATAGTTTGTATGCTGTTTGTAGACGTTTATTATAGTTCCAGTTTTTTCCAGTTTTACAATGAACTTAGATTGAAATCCGGTGTAAACGGGTTCTTCAACTATGCCTTTAAAAACGTTTATGTCTTTTCTGCCTTTTACATCAGGTTCGTTTAAAGTTATGCGAATTTTTTCTGGACGGATTGTAAATGCCACCGCCTGCCCTTCATCGGTGTGTTCGTAATCTGTAACAAGGATATTTTTATCTTCTTCTTTAGTCGCTTGGGTGTCGCCAGAAAGTTGTGCCTGCATTCCCAAAGCTGGAACATTGAGCGTTACCATATATTCTTCGCCGGTTTTTGCCTTGTAGCTTTCACAGTTTACAACCTTTGATTCAAAAAGATTTGTCTCTCCAATAAATTGAGCTACGAACTGTGTTGCAGGACTTTCATAAATTTCATAAGGAGTTCCAATTTGTAGAACATTTCCCTTGTTCATAACGGCAATTCTATCAGAAACTGCAAGAGCTTCTGTTTGATCGTGTGTTACAAAGATAAAAGTAATTCCAATTTTATCGTGCAGTCTGTCTAATTCAACAAGCAGGTTTGAACGCAACTTTGCATCCAATGCAGAAAGTGGTTCGTCAAGCAATAAAACTTTTGGTTCGTTTATAAGCGCTCGTGCGATTGCGACTCTCTGTCTTTGTCCGCCAGAAAGTTGATTTGGTTTTTTATACATGTGTTCTTCGAGTTGTACCAAAGAAAGATATTCACGTACTTTTTTTTCTACAGTTGCATTGTCTGTTTTTTTTAGTCTTAGAGAAAAAGCCACATTTTCAAAAACGCTCATATGCGGAAAAAGTGCATAACTTTGAAAAACAGTATTTGAGTGTCGCTTGTTTGGAGGCACCCCTACAACATTTGTTTCATCAAAAAGAATAGCGCCTTCATCAGGATTCTCAAAACCCGCAATAATACGCAGCAACGTTGTTTTACCACAGCCGGAAGGTCCCAACAGCGTAAAAAATTCACCCTGCCTAATCGTAAAATTAATATTGTTTAGTGCAATAAAATCACCAAACTGCTTAGACACGTTGGTAATCGTAACCTGGCTACCGTTCAAAATGCGTACCTCTTAATTTATAAGCCAACTTCAGGAGGCTTTGATAAAAAACAGCATATCTGCATAAAGAGTAAAATAAGATTATTAGGACAAATTGTCTATAAGTTTTAAGAATTTTTCAGAAAATATTTTGGGCGGCTTTTGCTTCGCAAAACCGTGCTTTGCGGGGCTGCGCCTTTCGGCTCCGAACAAACGCAGTTCTTCGCCCTGCGTTTGTTTTCGCTTGCGCTTCCCCCTCCAATCACTGCCGCACTGTCGCACAGGAGGTGTGACCTACAATAAACTTCGACAGTTTTGCAAAAACTGTCTTTCATTTTTTCTATATAAGATATTCAAGAACCATATAGATGATGGTTCCGCCAAAAATGCTTATCATGCTGTTCCTTTTCCAAAGGTGCAAAAAAACCGTAAAAATTACACCTGCAATAGCAGGAATTCCCCATGGAGAAGCGGTAAAAGTCATATATTTTGGATCAATCAAACAATAGATTATCAAAACTCCAATCACCATTGCAGGAATGTACTGCTCTATAAAGCTCAAAAGTTTAGGCGGTTTTCGTTTGCTAAATAGCATAAAAGGAAAGGCTCTCAATAAAAACATTAAAACTGCACTCGCCAAAGTTGCAATAACAGCCTGTAATAAAGTAAGTCTCATTTTTATTGCCTCCTCTTATCAAAAATTCCTCGAACCAAAAGGAGAACCGCAATTCCAAGCGAAAGCGATACTATCAAAACCTGTTGTGCAGGCAGTATTCCAAGTCGAGAGAGAATTATTGCAAGTGTGGCAGTTCCTATTCCGCACAACGAAGGGAAAAAATCCTTGCTCTTTTTTATCTGCTCAATCATAAGAACAATAAACAGCGAATTAAGTGCAAAATCCACTCCTGCAAAACTGAACGGCAAAACTGTTCCCAATAAGGCGCCAATCAAGCCACCTAAAAGCCAGTACGACCAGTTCAACGCTGCAATCAAGCTGTAAAATTCTCCAGGGTGTTCTCCTTCTGGAACTTCACAGGTTGTCGTAAGAGCGTAGGTCTCATCTGTTAAAGAAAAAATCAAAAAGAATTTCCAATTTCCAACATTAGTTCTCTTATATTTTTTTAAGAGAGAAAGTCCGTAAACTATGTGCCGTATGCCAACAAAAAATTGGGTTATCAAAAAAGTTGGAAGGCTTGCACCTGCTGTCATAAGTCCAATTCCAATATATTGTCCAGTTCCCGAAAAAATGGTTAGCCCCATAAACAAAGACATCCACCACGGATACCCTGCGTTTACAACCATAAGTCCAAACGGAATTCCTATAGAAATGTAACCAAAAAAAATCGGCAATGTCAGTTTTACTGCCCTGCGTGCAGAATTCTTTTTTAACATGGTAGCGATTGTATCATTTTGTCCTATTTGATGAAACAGTTTTAGTATGATAAAGTTTTTTATGTAAGAGAGATTTGCATTAAAAATGTACGAAAAAGTGGGAGTAAAAAATGATAGCAATTTTGTTCGGTATGGCTTTAATAGCCTTTACTGTTTGTGCCTGCCTGCCAAATGTTTTAGGCTGGAGTGAATACATAATCTTTGTTCTAAAAGGACTCTCTCCAATCATTGCTGCCCTTGTTGGAATAATTGCAATTTTTATAGGTTTTGCAGATATTCAGGATAAAAAAGAAGCACGCAAAGAAGAAAAAGAAGCCGAAAAAGCGGCTCAAAACCAAGGTTAATAAAATTTTTCAATAATGCGTAATGCTCTTTCATTCTTAATTGCATGGAGTATGAGTTCCAGTTCAATTTTGCTGTGAAAATGCTAGAAAAAAAAGAAAGCGAGCAACCCTGTTTTCAATGTAATTGATAGACACTTTATTGACCAAATCAAATAAAAAATTTATATTATCTATCCCCGTATATGCGCAGATAATGCTTCAACATCTGCGGAGTGTGATTTTTGAAGATGCAAATCAAAATGAACACAAGAGACTTTTTAGTACAAGGTATATACAAATGAAAACTTTATTCGTTAAAGAGTATGAACAAAAACGTGACTGGTACGTTATAGACGCTGCCGGAAAACCGCTCGGACGTGTTGCCGCAAAAGCTGCATCAGTTGTTCGTGGAAAAAACAAATCTACTTTTACGCCTAATCAGGCTATGGGAGACTTTGTTGTTATCATCAATGCAGACAAAGTTGTCGTTACTGGAAACAAAGAAGAAGGCAAACTTTATCGCCATTACACAGGCTATGTAGGTGGTCTTCGCGAATATTCTTTCGCAAAACTTTTGGCAAAAAAGCCTACCGAGCCACTTACTAGAACAATTGCTGGTATGCTTCCTAATGGTCGTCTTGGACGCAAAATGATGGACAGCGTAAAAATCTATGCTGGTTCTGATTATCCACAGAAGGCTCAGAACCCAAAACCGCTTGAAGTTTAAGTTAGGAGTCCACTTATGGTAAAGAATATTGCAATTGGTACAGGTAGAAGAAAGACTGCTACAGCTCGTGTATTCTTGCGCGACGGCAGCGGAAAAATTGTTGTAAATGGAAAAGATTTAGCTGATTATTTTGATACTGAAGATCAAATTCGTATCGTGCATCAGCCACTTTTGGTTACAAGCAATGAGAATAAATTTGACATTCTCATAAATGTTACTGGTGGCGGACTTGTTGGACAGGCAGAAGCATGTCTTCACGGTCTTTCAAGGGCGTTGCTTCAAGTTGATCCTGATGCTCACACATCTCTAAAAGCTAACGGATTCCTTACTCGTGATAGCCGCATGGTTGAACGCAAAAAGTACGGTCAGCGTGGTGCACGTCGCAGATTCCAGTTCTCAAAGCGTTAAGAAATTCTTTTGGCATCCAGTTCAATTTTGTTCAGGGTGTCTTGTTTCTTAAGAATTCAAAATGCGCTTAGAATCAGTAAAACAGGTTGCGTCAGATGTTGTAGAAATTACCGCAGATGATAGGCCTGTTTTTTTTGTCAGAGAAGCTTTTTTGCAAAATTTAAAAATAGACGACTTTGCAAAAGGAAAAGAATTTTTTGGAGAAGAGGAAGAAGAAATTCTTCAAGCGGCACTCATTTTTTCTGCTGAATGCAAGGCAGAAGAATATCTTGCTCGCTGTGAGCAATGCAGATTTTCTCTTGAAAAAAAACTTATTCAAAAAAATCATTCAAAATCGTCTGTAAAAACTGCTCTTGACTGGCTCGAAGCAAAGGGGCTTTTGGACGATAGCCGATTTTGTCGTTCATGGTTACGCTCTCATGTTATTTCAAAACCGCAAGGACGGCCACGGCTCGTAAGTGAACTTTGTTCGCGAGGAATAAAAACTTTTGTTGCAAGGCAGGCCGTTGACGAGTTTTTGGAGATTGCAGAAGAAGAAAAATTATGCAAGCGCTGTTTTATAAAAGCAACAGCTATGGGGAAAAAAGACGAAAAATTGATAAAATATATGATAGATTCCGGTTTTTCGTATAAAATGGTATCGAGATTTATAGATATAAAAGAAAACTAAATACAAAAAAAGTCGGAGAGGCTTTTGAGGAATGTTGATGAAAAATAATAAACCGCAAGTTTTTTCGGCATTGGAAGTAGCAAATATCTGCGGCGTCGTAAATCAGACGGCAATAAACTGGATAAAAGGTGGTCATTTAAAGGCTTTTACAACTCCTGGCGGTCAATACAGAGTTTATCCAGACGATTTGGCAGACTTCATGAAAAAACGCAACATGCGTATTCCTAAAAAATTAGCGGAATCTTGTTCTTCTTTGATTTTTGAAAAACATTCAATTTTGGTGGTTGATGACGATTTGGGACTCAATACCGTCGTTACAAAATTCCTTAGCAATAAGTTTGAAGATGGAAATATAGAAGTTTTTCAGGCATTTGACGGTTTTGAAGCAGGTGTTTTGATGATGGAAAAACATCCCAAAATTTTAATTTTGGATCTTGATTTGCCAGGGGTCGACGGTTTTAGCCTGTGCAAGAGAATACATGGGGATGAAGCTTTTGCAAACACTGTGATTATAGTCATAACTGCCCTTGAAGATGGCGATATTGAAAATCGTGTAAAGGAGCAGGGCGTAAAATTTTTCTTTAAAAAACCGCTTAATCTGGCTCAGCTTGCACAGGTCATAGAACTTTAAAATCATAATTCTATAACCTGAGTTGCTTATAATCTGTTTTTATTATTTTGCGATATAGATGTAAGAAAGAGGCGCATTTTGCAAAAATACGGATTGTGGTGATTTTATAAACGAAAGACTTTCGAAAAGTAGAGAGCGAAGGTTCTCATTTTTTTCATATCGAAATCCTTTAAAATTCAACTCGTTGTTGTCAAAATCTTCTTTTATTTTATTTTTCGCTTGCTCAAAAGTACAAATTTCATCAATTAAATTGAGTTCTTTTGCCTGTTTTGCGGTGTAAATCCTTCCATCAGCAAGTTGTTGCACTTTTTTTATGTTCATTTTTCTCGACTCGCTTACAATTTGGGTGAACTGCTCGTATGCTTCGTCTGCAATAGACTGCATTATCTTAATTTGCTCATCAGTCGCTTTTTCGTTGTAGTTAAACATATTTTTGTTTTTTCCAGCATGTATCGTAAGCGATTTTATGCCAATTTTTTCAAGCAGTGCGGTTGCATCTATTGTGCTTGCACTTATTACACCGATTGAGCCTGTCAATGTGTTGCGATTTGCAAAAATCTTATCGCCTGCCAAGGCTATGTAATATCCGCCAGAAGCGGCAAGAGAGCCAAAATATGAATAGATTTTTTTTCCGGTATTTTTATAGTCTATAAGTTTAAGATATGCCTCATCAGATTGATAAACTGCACCACCTGGCGAATCTATAAAAAGCAGAATCCCTTTGTTTTTTTCGTCGTTTTTTAGCGATTCAATCTTATCTAAGAGCCACGCTTGATTGTATTGATTTCCTTTTTCTTGTATAACTCCATTGATGTAAATCACTGCTATGTAAGGCTTTAGTTTTTTATTAAAATTTACTATTTTTTTTGAAGTAAATCTTTCGCTTTGTAAAAGATTGTCGCTTTTTTTAGATACTAATTTGAATGTTCCCATTGTTATCGCGACAGCAACAATCAGTAGCAAAACTATGAGCCCTTTTTTCGTGTTTTTGTCTTTCATATATTTTCCTTTAGTTTCCTTACAAAGATGTGTTTATCTAAAATCTTCTGGAGAGAGAAGCCCTGCTCTTATTGCGTGAATTTTTAAATCCTTGTAGGCGTTTAAAAACGAAAGTTTTTTATATGGATGAACCCAAAGGACTAGAATTCCTCCAGTGCAAACCGAAAGAAAATCCCAAAGTATAAACGAAAGATACATTACAAATAAATCGCCTTTGAATCCTTTTGTCATAACTTTGCTTAAACGCATTGCCTTTGCAACACCGATTTTTGGATTTTCTGCGATTATAAAAAACATCTGCGAATACGAAAACGCTTTTACGAGTCCTGGAATAAAAAATAAAAGACTCCAAAGAAAAACCCACAAAGAATACCAAAGCATAGAAAGTGCACCTTTAAACCAGTACGAAAATCCTTGAAGCCATCGTGAAAGGGGAATTTTTCCTGCATCCTTAAAATATTCATTGTATAAGTGGCACAGCGCAAGGTTTAAAATTCCTAAAATACAAACCATTATGATAGAAAAAATTAAATCTGAACTATCGCTGTATGCTGAAAAATTCTTTTCCCAGAAAAAGTTCATTCCATTTGGAAAATCTTCTTCTATAAAGTCGACATTTTGCAAATAGGGATTTTTTCCTTCGGAAAAATTTTTAGAATAGGTTTCGGAACCGCTTATCAAGGCGAGAATTGCAATCGTTATTAAAGTTGCAATCGCAGGCACAAATCTTCTTCCTTTTAACTGACTTTTTGCCAGTTTTTTGTAAGCTCTTCTATTAAACATATTATTTTTTTAACTCCTCCAGCATTTGTGAATAATATCGTTTTTCAATTTTATCTTCTGGAATTTCGCATTTTGAAAGCAATTTTCTTAGCCTTGCCTGTGCTTGTTCCACTTGATGGGAATCGTTTGTTTCTGTTAGCACTTCTATTTCTATAAAATCTCCTAAACGTTCCACGTTACAAAGTTCTAACAAGATTCCGTCGAATTGCCAGCTCAAAACTGTTTTGTGTTTTGTAAGTGAAAGTGAAAATCCTGTGTCTTTTAAAAAAGATTCAAGCGGCTCTGCATCTGAAAGATAGGCTTCGTGTTCGTTGTTTACTTCGATTGCAACTCCAGTTTCGGAGTGCATTTCCTTTTGTTTGTAGGTAAAGATTACAGATTTTCCTGTGGAAACTTTTGGCGAATTTTCTAATTCTTTTGTGGAAAAAGGAATTTCTTTTCGTATACGAACTTTTATCGTTTTTCCGTTAATTAAATTTTCATAATAACTGTCATATTTTTCTACTGCTGCATAGAACGAAGCAAATTTTTCAAGATTTTTGATTGTCTTTTTTCTGTCTTGAACGTGTGCTTTTAATTCAATTTCATACATATTTAAAAAGATTTTAACATGACAAAAAGAAATTGTCAGTTAAGTGATTAGTTCACTTTTATCTTTTCAAAAACACCGCCTAAGCTTGTGTGCAAAACCAAGTCTGCATGGCTGTCGGCTGGAATTTGCGTTTTATTTATGATGACGAGATTTTTTCCTCTGAAAAAATTTATAAAACTTGCAGCAGGATATACGGCAAGAGAAGTACCTCCAATTATCAGTAAATCTGCCGCTCCTATTGCTTCTATCGCTTTTTCGACAACTTGATTATCGAGACCTTCTTCGTAGAGAACGACATCTGGTTTTACAAGTCCACCACATTTTGTGCATATAGGAAGAGAATTTTCATTCGTTGCGCTTTCTAAAATAAAATTTTCATCGTAAAAGGTTTTGCAGTTCATGCAAAAATTTCGCAAAGTGCTGCCGTGTAATTCGTAAACGGTTTTGCTTCCTGCTTTTTGATGAAGACCGTCAATGTTTTGCGTTACAATCGCTTTTAATTTTCCACGATTTTCGAGCATTGCAAGCTTTTTGTGCGTTATGTTTGGTTTTACTCCTTTTATAATCAGTTTTTCTCTGTAGAATCTGTAAAACTCTTTAGGGTTTTCATCAAAAAAAGTGCGGCTCAAAATTGTTTCTGGCGGATATTTCCATTTTTGGTTGTAAAGTCCATCGGTGCTTCTAAAGTCTGGAATTCCGCTTTCTGTGCTTACGCCGGCTCCTCCAAAAAATACGATATTTTGACTTTTATCTATAATTCCCTGTAAAACTGCAATTTTTTCTTCTAAGCAAGTGGTATTTGATTTTTTATTTTCTTCCATAAATGCAACCTCATATTTATTATAGCATTTAAAATTTTTAGCAACGTTAGATTTTTTTCACAGTTTTTTCATGGTATAGGTGAATAATTGCGTTATACTTTCCGATAATAAATTCGAGAATTTGGATATTTTTGTTTATTTGCATCTTTTAATAAGCCATTATATTCTGCATTGCAAATAAATTAAAAAGTTTAAAACAAGGAGCAAAAATGTTTAAAAAGGGATTAGTCATTTTAACTTCAATCATTTTGGGGACAACTGTTTTTGCGTTAGGGAAGCGAGATATAGACGAAAGAGAAGTTTCGCAGATAGACAGTTGGCAGGAAGAATTTGATATAAGTTCCAAAAAAGAAGGTAAGTACAATGTAATAACAGTTGTAGAGGACAAAGGTGGAAACACTACTATTGGAGGTCCTTTCAATATCTTTATAGACCCAGATTCCGATTATACAATTTCTGGAATAACAAACCCAATACAAAATATGCGAGTTCCTGGTAACTTGAATATCGTAGGAACTTGTATAGACGACGACGGCGTTCAAGAAGTTTGGTTGATTTTTGACGGTGGAGAACCTGTAAAAGCAAATGGCAAAGAATTTTGGTCTTATTATTTAGATACAACTCAACTTGCAGAAGGCTCTCATACAATAGAAGTTTACGGAGTTGACATAAACGGTCTTTCCTCTATTTCTAAGCCAAAAAAGAAAGCCTATGTTACTTGGAATTTGGACAGAAGACTTCCAGAAACAAAGGTCACGAATTTAGAACTTGGCACTTTGGTTTCTGGTAAAATTGAATTAAAAGGTGAAGTTTCTGACGGTAACGGAATAAAATCGCTCTACTATTCTTTAGACGGAAGAAAAACTTTTTCACAATTAAAACTTAAGGAAGATAAAAAAACAGGAATCTGCACTTTTGAACTTCCTCTTGATACAAGAAAAACTCAAGACGGTGCTGCTGTATGCTGGTTCAAATCGACCGATAAGATGGGTTCTGTCGGATATAATTCATTTTTATACTTTATAGATAACACAAAGCCAGATGTAAAAATTGTCTCGCCGGCAGAAAATGAAGTTGCAAACGGTCGGTTTGGAGTTACAGGTTTTGCAAAAGATAAAATCGGAATAAAAAAATTGACTTGGGCGTGTGCAGGGCAAACTGGAGAATTTGAACTTACACCAGGAAATCCATATTGGTATAAAGAAATAGATTCAACAGGATTTACAAAAAATATTGAATTTTCCGTTACAGCGTTAGATACCGCAGGAAACGAAGTTACTGTAAAAAAGGTTATTCCTTTAAATCAAGACGCAGACAAACCAACTGTTTCAATAGAATATCCTGCTGAAGGAGGAACTGTAGAAAGCGAAGCTGGAAACGTGTTTTTGCGAGGTATAGCATTTGATGATGATGCAGTCGCTTCTGTTGAATACAGTTTAGACGGAGGCGAAACTTCTGTTTTAGAAACAAATGGAGTTTTTTACGCTCTTCTTTCTGGGGATAAAGAGCTTTCCGCTGGTAAGCACACTGTAACTGTTACTGCAACGGATTTATATGGCGTAAAAGGCAAGCCTGCAACAGCGACTTTTATTTCAAGAGGGAACTCGCTTCAGTTTTCTGAACCAAAGATAGTATCATCTCAAGGTGAATTTTCTGTTTTTGCAGATGTGGAAATTCATCCAGAAGCAAACCCTAAATACGAAACAACAGTTTCTTGTGAGGCAGGAATTTCTTCTGTAGGGTATCAGATAAATTGGGGCTCAAATGGTTCAAAAACTGGAGAAGTAAATTTCAAAGCAGGGGAAAAATCTGTTCCTTTGAGCATCGCTCTTAGCGGTGACGATATCGCCTGGGGAACTGTAACTCTTACAATAAGTGCGACAGATATCTATAACAGAACTTCAATTCAAAAATCTGCTATAAAAATAAAAGATTTAACGGACATAACCGTTGAAAAACCAGAATTAGTATTCAGCGACAGCCGCATATCAGAAAATGGCGACATTTTAAACGACCTTGAATGCCCTGTAAGTGGATATTTTGTAGGCGGAAAGATAAAAAGCGCAACGTTAAATCCTTCAACACCATTTGCAACAATATCTTACGATGAGCACTCTGTAACTTTGCACGCAGTAGAATCTGCTGGAAGCTCTGCTCCTGTTAAAGTAAGGGTTGTTGCAGATAATGGAATCGTTTACGAAAGCAGACCTTTGGTTTTTCATTCTGACTTTCCATCCCCTGAAATTTCTGTAGAAAACGAAGAAGAAAATTTAGAGTTCACGATGAAGCCAGACGGCACTTATCTTCAGCCGCTTTTAAAAGTCCACGTTCGAGGAAAGGTTTCATCATTAACGCCTTTAACTTCTTTAACTTATAGGATTGGCTCTATCGCCGCAGAATGCGATTCAAAAAATCCAGAGACCTTTGTTACTTCGGATATTGTTTGGAGCGAAGTTGAAAATCTTCCTGCAAAGAATGGAGATTTTTCTTTTGAACTTGAACCTTCAACTCTTGTAAACGGAATCTCGTTGGTAGAAATTGT
This region includes:
- a CDS encoding CYTH domain-containing protein codes for the protein MYEIELKAHVQDRKKTIKNLEKFASFYAAVEKYDSYYENLINGKTIKVRIRKEIPFSTKELENSPKVSTGKSVIFTYKQKEMHSETGVAIEVNNEHEAYLSDAEPLESFLKDTGFSLSLTKHKTVLSWQFDGILLELCNVERLGDFIEIEVLTETNDSHQVEQAQARLRKLLSKCEIPEDKIEKRYYSQMLEELKK
- a CDS encoding NAD-dependent protein deacylase yields the protein MEENKKSNTTCLEEKIAVLQGIIDKSQNIVFFGGAGVSTESGIPDFRSTDGLYNQKWKYPPETILSRTFFDENPKEFYRFYREKLIIKGVKPNITHKKLAMLENRGKLKAIVTQNIDGLHQKAGSKTVYELHGSTLRNFCMNCKTFYDENFILESATNENSLPICTKCGGLVKPDVVLYEEGLDNQVVEKAIEAIGAADLLIIGGTSLAVYPAASFINFFRGKNLVIINKTQIPADSHADLVLHTSLGGVFEKIKVN